The Clostridia bacterium genomic sequence TCCCATAACTTTGAGGCAGCACCAGTAAAGAATTCGGTAAACCATTCATCGTTATAGGTATATACAGTAGGTCCGACATGACCATTGCCTGTTACGCCTGAAGCGACATCTAACAATAACTGCTTGTTTTCAGGCTCCAAAGTTTTTCCGTCCTTGTCTTTGATTTCGTTGTTTAAATATGCGCCCTTTGCCATGGATTCAATATTGGGAATTTGAGCTCCGCTTTTAACCAAGAACTCCTGTCCTTCTTCAGATAATGATAGATATTTGATAAATTTGACTGCTTGATCAACCTTTTTTGAGCCTGAATAAATTCCGTATCCAACAGAATCCACTCTTGCTTTCCATTTGTCCTGACGTTCTGCCATTGATGAATTGGCATAAGCGTTTGAACAAGGCCAAGGCATAAGCACATAATCCAAAGTATCTGAAAATGTATTGAAATATCCTATATCCCATGTTCCTACAGGATAGAAGACAAGCGAACCTTCGGTAAAGAGTTCATATCCTGTTTTGGTTGAGCCTATTGCATGTGCATACCATTTTGAATTGAGTTCCAAAAATGCGGTATATGCTTGTTTGAATTCTTGGCTTTCAAAATTAACCTTAGTATTGTTGTCTTTCAAAAACTCTCCACCGTTGCCCCATACATAAGCCATAAGGCACATATCTTCCCAGAATGCAGTGCCATAAACAGGCTTAAGCGCATCTACGGTGTTATTAGAACAAAGATATGCCAATGCTCCAAATTCGTCATATGTATAGACTATTTCGTTGCCGTCTTTGTCTTTTTGTCCAGGAAGTCCAGGGAGCTTAACCTTGTAAGTGCCGATAGCTGTGCCTTGTCTGTTTCTTACGGTAAGGTCAACGCCTTCCCATTCGGCCCATGGACCATGGACTTGTTCGTTCCAGATATACGGCTCAAGTCTAGCCATAACATTTTCATTTTCATATATCAGCTTGCTGTTAAAGCCTAGAACATATTGAGAATAATCTTTGGGCAATGCATATATATCGCCTGTGATGTTGTTTTTTCCGTCATATCTGAAAAAGTCTATTGCCTGTTTCCATATATCTTTTACATCGTCTTCTGTAATAAGCCCTGCTTGAGTCAAGTTGATTACTGTCTTTTGGTTGGCATGTGCGCGTACATCGCCCGGTCTTACATAAAAGACATCTGCCGCTGTTCGGGTTTGAAGACTTGAGTTCAACAGATCAAAATAGTTTTCTTCTTCTACAGTAAACTCAACCTTAATACCCGTTTCCTGCTCAAATTTTTTAATAAGTTGTGAATATATTGCGGCTTCATGGCTTTGGGCAAAGACAAACACTCTAAGCTTGTCGTTTTTGCCGCAGCCTGACAGTCCAAAAACTGAAATCAAACTTATTACGCAGATAAACAATGCGGTTAATTTTTTTAATAATTTCATTTTATTACCTCACTTTTTTAAGGACGGGTAAATTCAGTGTAATAATTGTAGTGATTGAATGTGTGCCAATGTTCTGTTATAGCGTAGTCTGCATCAGGATAGAATACATTGCCTATTCCGCTTGAACCTTCATTGGGATTGCCGCATTCCAAAATAAATCCAAATGTTCCTTTCTCGGGTACATTGAGAGCATACCAAGGGAAAAATGCTTCAAAAGTGAAAGTCTTAGGATCTTGAGAACCTGCGTTTCTGGTAGGCACGCCTTCGGCATCGACAAGCTCGCCTGTGTAAGCGGTAGTTGCTATAAGGTCATAGCTTCCTGCTGCACGATTTTCATTGTCTATACCATAAGCTGTCTGAACCGCGCCCAAAATATCTATAAAGAACCATTTGTCCTTATCTGCAGTAGGTTCTGTTCTCTTAGAGTTGTTTACATCAAACCTTATCTCTACATGATCGCTATAATACGGGAAATCAGCATAGTAATATTTGAGATACTGGCTTTGAGCAAACATATAAATATACAATCCGTTTTGACCTAAATACACATAAGCTTCGGCTGTCATTTTGCCCTTATTGGCATTTTGAGCATAATCTCTGGTAGCTGTAAAATAATACAGATTAGGATTGTTTTTTACATTTTCCTGAGTATAGAAATCGTCTTTTTGAGCATCAATTTTTAGATTGTTTTCCAAAGCAACTTTTGTTCCAAAACCGTATGCTGATAATGTTCTAAACTCATTAGGTGTTGTATTGGATCCGGCTACATTAAATCTTTGTGTACCTACAACTGACCACATATCAGCCTGCGCAAAAGATACTTTATAAACATCTCTTTTTGAGAAATTAAAATTCTTATATGACATAAAGAATTCTACGGTATAGCCCGGATCGATATTCTTTTCGCTTTGAGGTCTTTCAGTCGCTTTTTGATTGCGCTGTGATACTGTTGTACCTTCTTTTATT encodes the following:
- a CDS encoding extracellular solute-binding protein, whose amino-acid sequence is MKLLKKLTALFICVISLISVFGLSGCGKNDKLRVFVFAQSHEAAIYSQLIKKFEQETGIKVEFTVEEENYFDLLNSSLQTRTAADVFYVRPGDVRAHANQKTVINLTQAGLITEDDVKDIWKQAIDFFRYDGKNNITGDIYALPKDYSQYVLGFNSKLIYENENVMARLEPYIWNEQVHGPWAEWEGVDLTVRNRQGTAIGTYKVKLPGLPGQKDKDGNEIVYTYDEFGALAYLCSNNTVDALKPVYGTAFWEDMCLMAYVWGNGGEFLKDNNTKVNFESQEFKQAYTAFLELNSKWYAHAIGSTKTGYELFTEGSLVFYPVGTWDIGYFNTFSDTLDYVLMPWPCSNAYANSSMAERQDKWKARVDSVGYGIYSGSKKVDQAVKFIKYLSLSEEGQEFLVKSGAQIPNIESMAKGAYLNNEIKDKDGKTLEPENKQLLLDVASGVTGNGHVGPTVYTYNDEWFTEFFTGAASKLW